A genomic stretch from Sulfurimonas sediminis includes:
- a CDS encoding 1-aminocyclopropane-1-carboxylate deaminase, with protein MQNSPLSKIILEEREFFVKRDDLIDPCLAGNKYRKLYTLLNTPDNIYDTLISYGGTQSNAMLALAALCQKKKWKFLYYTKKLSATQKERGSGNYAHALKLGMQHIEIENDFYKEFIASLRLHVNAKTCFVDQGGAVQEAKAGLKVLAQEIQEQSRGLHVKAVATPSGTGTTALFLALALPEYRVYTTPCIGDSSYLKTQMRALAEIPNNLVILEPKRKYHFAKPYKEFYEIYKALHVKGIEFDLLYAPAMWQALLEQTSEKMIYIHSGGVSGNESMLKRYRKKRFVSDCAKIS; from the coding sequence AGAGTTTTTTGTCAAACGCGATGACCTTATTGATCCCTGTTTGGCGGGGAACAAATACAGAAAACTCTACACACTCCTAAATACTCCAGACAATATTTATGACACGCTGATATCCTACGGTGGAACACAGTCTAATGCTATGCTGGCATTGGCCGCCTTATGTCAGAAAAAAAAATGGAAATTTCTTTACTATACAAAAAAACTCTCTGCAACACAAAAAGAACGAGGTAGCGGAAACTATGCGCATGCCCTGAAATTAGGTATGCAGCACATAGAGATAGAAAATGATTTTTATAAAGAGTTTATTGCTTCTTTGCGCTTACATGTAAATGCAAAAACCTGTTTTGTTGATCAGGGTGGCGCAGTACAAGAAGCAAAAGCAGGATTGAAAGTTTTAGCGCAGGAGATACAAGAACAAAGCAGAGGCTTACATGTAAAGGCAGTCGCAACACCTTCTGGTACAGGAACAACAGCACTTTTTTTAGCACTTGCTTTACCTGAGTACAGAGTTTATACAACACCCTGCATAGGAGACAGCAGCTATCTCAAAACGCAAATGCGTGCTTTGGCGGAAATTCCGAACAATCTTGTTATCCTGGAACCAAAAAGAAAGTACCATTTTGCAAAACCCTATAAAGAGTTTTATGAGATATACAAGGCTTTACATGTAAAGGGGATTGAGTTTGATCTTTTGTATGCTCCTGCAATGTGGCAGGCACTGCTTGAACAGACAAGTGAAAAGATGATCTATATTCACAGTGGCGGAGTAAGCGGCAATGAAAGTATGCTGAAACGTTATAGAAAAAAAAGATTTGTGAGTGATTGTGCTAAGATTTCTTGA